A region of Lycium barbarum isolate Lr01 chromosome 1, ASM1917538v2, whole genome shotgun sequence DNA encodes the following proteins:
- the LOC132603287 gene encoding gamma-secretase subunit APH1-like isoform X2, whose protein sequence is MTVGAGIGYALLALGPSLSLFISVISKKPFLILTLLSSTLVWLMSLIVMSALWRAFLPLKTAAWWPYTILILTSVGFQEGLRILFWKVYKKLEDILDAFADRVSKPRLFMTDKMQIALAGGLGHGVAHAVFFCLGLLTPAFGPATYYVEKCSKIPFFLVSAIIALAFSTIHTFSMVIAFSGYEEGNKVDKCFAPVVHLIAAMLTLTNLAFGGCMIGIPLLYCVAIVTLVHCGKMAWRRLIESRSREGNLSNSQ, encoded by the exons ATGACAGTGGGGGCAGGAATTGGATATGCTTTGTTAGCACTTGGCCCTTCCCTTTCTCTCTTCATCTCTGTTATCTCCAAAAAGCCCTTCTTGATTCTCACTCTTCTTTCTAG TACATTGGTATGGCTTATGAGTCTGATAGTAATGTCAGCTCTCTGGAGGGCTTTCCTTCCACTGAAAACTGCGGCATGGTGGCCGTATACAATCCTCATACTCACTTCTGTTGGTTTTCAAGAAGGGCTTCGTATTCTCTTCTGGAAAGTTTACAA GAAGCTGGAGGATATATTGGACGCATTTGCTGACAGAGTCTCTAAACCTCGTCTCTTTATGACGGACAAGATGCAAATTGCTCTTG CTGGGGGTTTGGGACATGGTGTGGCTCATGCTGTGTTTTTTTGCCTTGGCCTTTTGACACCTGCATTTGGACCAGCAACATATTATGTAGAGAAATGCTCAAAGATACCCTTCTTTCTTGTTTCTG CAATTATAGCCCTTGCATTTTCTACCATCCACACTTTCTCCATGGTTATTGCGTTCAGTGGATATGAAGAAGGAAACAAAGTGGACAAGTGTTTCGCTCCTGTTGTTCACTTAATTGCTGCAATGTTG ACACTGACAAATCTTGCATTTGGAGGCTGCATGATTGGCATTCCACTTCTGTATTGTGTAGCAATTGTGACCTTAGTACATTGCGGAAAGATGGCATGGAGGAGATTGATAGAAAGCCGAAGCAGGGAAGGAAACTTGAGCAATAGCCAATAA
- the LOC132603287 gene encoding gamma-secretase subunit APH1-like isoform X3, producing MTVGAGIGYALLALGPSLSLFISVISKKPFLILTLLSSTLVWLMSLIVMSALWRAFLPLKTAAWWPYTILILTSVGFQEGLRILFWKVYKKLEDILDAFADRVSKPRLFMTDKMQIALAGGLGHGVAHAVFFCLGLLTPAFGPATYYVEKCSKIPFFLVSAIIALAFSTIHTFSMVIAFSGYEEGNKVDKCFAPVVHLIAAMLLLHFSCVHIFSKVESRTGTAVTGLLFIS from the exons ATGACAGTGGGGGCAGGAATTGGATATGCTTTGTTAGCACTTGGCCCTTCCCTTTCTCTCTTCATCTCTGTTATCTCCAAAAAGCCCTTCTTGATTCTCACTCTTCTTTCTAG TACATTGGTATGGCTTATGAGTCTGATAGTAATGTCAGCTCTCTGGAGGGCTTTCCTTCCACTGAAAACTGCGGCATGGTGGCCGTATACAATCCTCATACTCACTTCTGTTGGTTTTCAAGAAGGGCTTCGTATTCTCTTCTGGAAAGTTTACAA GAAGCTGGAGGATATATTGGACGCATTTGCTGACAGAGTCTCTAAACCTCGTCTCTTTATGACGGACAAGATGCAAATTGCTCTTG CTGGGGGTTTGGGACATGGTGTGGCTCATGCTGTGTTTTTTTGCCTTGGCCTTTTGACACCTGCATTTGGACCAGCAACATATTATGTAGAGAAATGCTCAAAGATACCCTTCTTTCTTGTTTCTG CAATTATAGCCCTTGCATTTTCTACCATCCACACTTTCTCCATGGTTATTGCGTTCAGTGGATATGAAGAAGGAAACAAAGTGGACAAGTGTTTCGCTCCTGTTGTTCACTTAATTGCTGCAATGTTG CTTTTACATTTTTCATGTGTGCACATCTTTAGCAAGGTAGAATCCAGAACAGGAACTGCCGTGACTGGCTTACTTTTCATTTCCTGA
- the LOC132603287 gene encoding gamma-secretase subunit APH1-like isoform X1 has product MTVGAGIGYALLALGPSLSLFISVISKKPFLILTLLSSTLVWLMSLIVMSALWRAFLPLKTAAWWPYTILILTSVGFQEGLRILFWKVYKKLEDILDAFADRVSKPRLFMTDKMQIALAGGLGHGVAHAVFFCLGLLTPAFGPATYYVEKCSKIPFFLVSAIIALAFSTIHTFSMVIAFSGYEEGNKVDKCFAPVVHLIAAMLQGRIQNRNCRDWLTFHFLIPQAVPDPPKETLTNLAFGGCMIGIPLLYCVAIVTLVHCGKMAWRRLIESRSREGNLSNSQ; this is encoded by the exons ATGACAGTGGGGGCAGGAATTGGATATGCTTTGTTAGCACTTGGCCCTTCCCTTTCTCTCTTCATCTCTGTTATCTCCAAAAAGCCCTTCTTGATTCTCACTCTTCTTTCTAG TACATTGGTATGGCTTATGAGTCTGATAGTAATGTCAGCTCTCTGGAGGGCTTTCCTTCCACTGAAAACTGCGGCATGGTGGCCGTATACAATCCTCATACTCACTTCTGTTGGTTTTCAAGAAGGGCTTCGTATTCTCTTCTGGAAAGTTTACAA GAAGCTGGAGGATATATTGGACGCATTTGCTGACAGAGTCTCTAAACCTCGTCTCTTTATGACGGACAAGATGCAAATTGCTCTTG CTGGGGGTTTGGGACATGGTGTGGCTCATGCTGTGTTTTTTTGCCTTGGCCTTTTGACACCTGCATTTGGACCAGCAACATATTATGTAGAGAAATGCTCAAAGATACCCTTCTTTCTTGTTTCTG CAATTATAGCCCTTGCATTTTCTACCATCCACACTTTCTCCATGGTTATTGCGTTCAGTGGATATGAAGAAGGAAACAAAGTGGACAAGTGTTTCGCTCCTGTTGTTCACTTAATTGCTGCAATGTTG CAAGGTAGAATCCAGAACAGGAACTGCCGTGACTGGCTTACTTTTCATTTCCTGATTCCTCAGGCAGTACCAGATCCGCCGAAAGAG ACACTGACAAATCTTGCATTTGGAGGCTGCATGATTGGCATTCCACTTCTGTATTGTGTAGCAATTGTGACCTTAGTACATTGCGGAAAGATGGCATGGAGGAGATTGATAGAAAGCCGAAGCAGGGAAGGAAACTTGAGCAATAGCCAATAA